In a single window of the Sediminicoccus sp. KRV36 genome:
- a CDS encoding amino acid ABC transporter substrate-binding protein yields MSLFGTAAQAGPTLDQIRARGTLVCGIHTGVAGFALPDSRGTWQGFDVDLCRGLAVAIFNDVTKVRFVPMSSSTRFTALGSGEIDVLFRTSTQTMLRDTTLGLRHVTTYFYDGHGFLVRNSLGVRQVREMNGATICLIQGTTNEQVTADYFRSVNVPFRPVVFERTDQAAAALQAGRCDSFGSDASQLAAVRSTMQNPRDWTVLPERFSKEPYAAYVRRGDDDWFELVRWYTTAVIEAEEQGITSANAEQMRRTSTNPNTRRLLGVTPELGQALKLDPAWAYNVIRAIGNYGELYERTMGEATPVALPRGPNNLWTNGGLMYALPMR; encoded by the coding sequence GTGTCCCTCTTTGGAACGGCGGCGCAGGCCGGCCCGACCCTGGATCAGATCCGCGCGCGGGGCACCCTGGTTTGCGGCATCCACACCGGCGTCGCCGGTTTCGCGCTGCCGGACAGCCGCGGCACCTGGCAGGGCTTCGACGTGGATCTCTGCCGCGGTCTTGCGGTTGCGATCTTCAACGATGTCACCAAGGTGCGCTTCGTGCCGATGTCGTCCTCGACGCGCTTCACCGCGCTCGGCTCGGGCGAGATTGACGTGCTGTTCCGCACCTCGACCCAGACCATGCTGCGCGACACCACGCTCGGCCTGCGCCATGTGACGACTTATTTCTATGACGGCCACGGCTTCCTCGTGCGCAACAGCCTCGGCGTGCGTCAGGTGCGTGAGATGAACGGCGCCACCATCTGCCTCATCCAGGGCACCACCAATGAGCAGGTCACGGCGGATTACTTCCGCAGCGTGAACGTGCCCTTCCGCCCGGTGGTGTTCGAGCGCACAGACCAGGCTGCGGCCGCGCTGCAGGCCGGCCGTTGCGACAGCTTCGGCTCCGATGCCTCGCAGCTTGCCGCCGTGCGCTCCACCATGCAGAACCCGCGCGACTGGACAGTGCTGCCGGAGCGGTTCAGCAAGGAGCCCTACGCGGCCTATGTCCGCCGCGGCGATGATGACTGGTTCGAGCTGGTTCGCTGGTACACCACCGCCGTCATCGAAGCCGAGGAGCAGGGCATCACCTCCGCCAATGCCGAGCAGATGCGCCGCACCAGCACCAACCCCAACACGCGCCGCCTGCTCGGCGTGACACCGGAACTGGGTCAGGCGCTGAAGCTTGATCCGGCCTGGGCCTATAATGTGATCCGCGCCATCGGCAATTATGGTGAACTCTATGAGCGCACCATGGGCGAAGCCACGCCGGTGGCGCTGCCGCGCGGGCCGAACAACCTCTGGACCAATGGCGGGCTGATGTACGCCCTGCCCATGCGTTGA